The Triticum urartu cultivar G1812 chromosome 5, Tu2.1, whole genome shotgun sequence genome contains the following window.
ACTCAGGTAAgatttttttttcgaaaaggggggactccccgggctctgcatcagaacgatgcatacggccatcttattaaaCCAAATAAATAAGTTCCAACAAGGTCACAAAGTCTCCAACTGAAAAGTGAAAAAAGCTCACACAGAGCCAAAAAGGCCTAGAAACACAAACTAGCCAAATAAAGGACGCCACAACAGGTAAGATTATCATGTATAAATTGAAAAAATGGTGAAAAACAGTGCTCTTGTAGCAGGGGTAATGATTTATGTCTCGTATAGTTTCATAAATGCAGAATTGTGCTATTTGGACGGCCTCGCTGAAGTCACCAAACACCTAAAGAAAACTAGGAAAGTGTGGTTTTTGCTGAACCATTAAAATCATAATATTCCGAGATTGAAGAGAGAAGGGTGTGAAAGGTCTCTTTAGCTCCTGGAACTAAACTGAGCCCACCAGTTTGTCTGCCTGTGTAGTGCGCAGCCATGCTCAGTTCAGCTCCAATGTTCAATAGTTATTGCTTAGTGGCAACCTTGTGTTCTGGCAAGTCATCACAATATCACCTTGACTTAGAGCAAAGTGTTTCAGCAAATGATATCCAAGTACACTCCATGAAGTACTCTTCAATACACCATTATTTAGCAGCGACCATGTGTTTCAGGAGTGACCCGGAGTGTGTAAAGGAGCCTATTACACATGGCAagtgtttcagcaaatggcatccAAGGACTGTGTGAAGGAGCCTATTACACATTTCATAAAACTAGATAGTAGGACAAGATGGCCCGGACTGCCACGCATGACCATTTCTGCTTGTATCATTGTTCATAAAAAAATATTTCTTTTTAAAATACAAAAATACTACGTTCTCATCCTTGTTTTGTACAGTAGTTTTCTACTAATAGGCTTATAACAAGAGAACCAACTGCCTGGACAACCAGTGGTAAATCCTGAGCATCAGTGTATTACTTCATTTGAACAATTTCCTGGTAAATATTAACTGAATTATGCATGTGATTGTGAATGAAAATCAGGTGTAACATCCATGATGTGCATAGAGAAATCAAATCTAAATCAGCCATCTAAGGGACTTAGATAGTGATACTTACAGCGCCACTTTTCCCATATACTAAAGCAGTTTGGAATATGATCTCCATTGCGTCTGGCATCTCAGTGTTATCTAGAAACAGAAAAAGGTTACGGTAAAAGCAAATATTATACTTGTGCAAGAAGATAAGTGGATGAATGTTCTAACCATTGTTCTCCCGCAACCTATGTGATATCTTCTCGGCACGGTCATATGCCTTGATGAACCCACTTTCAACCCAGTAACGAACAGAAGCCGGTCTAGTGAAATCCAATCCATGCGCTACATTCGGGGATAGACGCTGATCACTCTTAGGAAAGTAATTCTCGTGTGCAAATGTCGAAAAACTTCCATCATCTAAAGCATCCGGCAATAAGCTACATGCATTAAGCGCCTCTTTCCAGATAGCAAGTATCACAAGTTCAAGTGATAGTGCCTCCAGGTCCAGCCCTTTAAAAAGCTGTGTATAACACAGAAAAGCAAACATAGGTGAGGTTGAGATGAATTTGGGATTACTGTTTCCAAATTATCAAATAAATACCATAGCGAAGATCATCAAAAAGATATTTGAGACAGTGCGACAGAGACTTATGAAAAAAACTCCATGTAACAAAAACTGAGAAAAAAGAAGTGCCAGCCACACCATGGTTTGTTGAAAGGTCGTGAGTTTGACATTAAACAAAAACGCAGTAAGTCTAGACAAAATGAAAACATGCCTACAAGGGATATACAGAGTAGAGAAAGCATGGTGGTCCAATTAGAGGCAAACCAGTTGTACTAACACTAAATATCCTTATTAACGACACATTGAAATCTACACTGCTACATGTCCTCAAAAATCTATGCTGCTAGCTCAAATTACCCGCAGAAGTAAAAAAACAGTGACTGATCATGAAGAAAATCTAAAAAGCTAAGGAGTTCCAGTTTGAATACTGGACAGAATGAAGATGAACATGCTGTTCAGTGTTCAATAGACATGATACTAATTGCCACTGCAGCAGCAGTAGTACCTTCTCCTGAGCAAGTTCTGTGAGAATGACAATATACTGATTCAGTAGGTGAAGCCTTGTATAACAATCAAGTGGCCTCCCTCGCAGATTTTCCATAGTAGTTGACTCACGGGAAGCGGACAGTGGAGTACATCCATGGGATTTCAATCTATAGAGTGAGTCTCTGTTTTGACTCTGAACAGGCCCACTGATAGTGGATATATCATCACAGCGGGGTCTTGCACCTGTAACATCCTTCATTGGTTTCTCAAGTGAAGACAGCAACTCCATGGAAGTAGTGTTCGCCTGAACTAGTACATATTCTCGTTCAATCCACTCCCATGAATCAAATACTGCAAAATATACAAAATTAGTGCCTAAGCAGAGGATATAAAATACAAATTATACTTATAGACAGTGTCCGGCGTACCTTTTGAATCTACACTTTCAGACTTTACTTTGACGACAGCAGAAGAGACAGTCTGGCATGTATCCCTTAAATCAAGAGCATGATGGGATTCATCCACGATTTCACTGTTCCTGAAAAGGCATAATCAGCAAGATTCAACAATCGAGATAAATATGACGACACGACCAAGCCAAGTGCAAAATGGCATGCTTTTAACTATTCCAAAAACGTTCAGGAAATCTAGAAAAGATTGCAGGATTGCTGCACAAAGAGTAGTTATCCCCATTTATGAAAAGCTCATGATGAAGTCAGTCGCGCATTAAATTGTGATGCGCACCAGAACAATTCCAAATCTAATCTACATGCAGTTGCAAGGACAAAAAAAAGACGAGCAGAGCTTGCATATATGAGCTCACTCGTACAGAATTTGACCATTCCCCGTGGTTTTTGTACATTTCTTTTTGGGGTATACATGCAGCTTCTCATATGGGCACTTGGGCAGCAGGCGTCTGAGTTAAACTTACAGGACTTGATACAGAAAAAGTTCTAAAAGCAAAGTAGATTACTCAAAGCTACCCCATGGACTTGTGATTTTTAAACACTACCACCAGAGTAACAGTAATACCTTGCTGTTGCCAAAAAGTTGTGATTAAAGAATTCCTCAAAAGGCATTCTCTCCGCTGCAAAATTGAAAGCAATTTTCAATCTGATTCTGCGATGAATGGCTAGATTAAAGGGCCTAAAAGAAAGTTGAACAAAGATTACTGCAGTGAGTATTAATTATCATACGCCTTATTTCCAGACACAAAATGAAGTGAAAATGGCAGACCCACCTGGATCAAGGCATATGAGTCTTCTGCACAGGTCAATAAACTCAGGATGTAAATCAGCCTCTATATCTGGAGGGAAACTGAGGCCACTAGATGACAATACTTTTTCGCGCAGCTGTAATCCGTCAACAAAGCGCAAGCAGCAGTGTGTTAGGCTATATATGTGTATTGCGATTATGCGAGTACAACTAATGGTACAGTGTTACAAGCAAACCTCCACTCTATTCTCCCCAAGAAATGGTAGCTCCCCTGTTACTAGCTGGAAAAGAATGACTCCAACACTCCATAAATCTGCCTGCAAAGTTTTCAGGTAGACATTATTGCCTGGTTAATTTTAAGATCCGTGATTTAAAGCGGTTAATAAACATACCTTTGCATCATATTTATCCCCTCGCCAGATTTCTGGGGCCATATAATATGGAGAGCCACAAAAAGTGGCAGCCAAATTTTCATGCATCAGAGATCTGAAGCGAGAAGATAGTTTTCAGTTGTACACTTGCACTTATAAAAAAAACTCAATGAAACAGAAAGAGAACTCACAATGAGTACAGAATTCAGAACCAACATGCTTGGAGCAAATGTGAGTATTAATAAGACCAATAAACCATGCCGTTGTGGAAATAAAAACACTTGACAGCAGATAATGGTCTAAATATTTTGGTATTGGTCTGCATCTCCCCAGCAATTTCAATCTTTAGAGAACGGAAGATAGTCCTATAACTGCGACACTGAGAATAAACCTCTCACCTGGCAAACCCAAAATCGCCAATTTTCAATGTAATGGCGTCCCCGTCGGCTGATAGCAGAAGGTTCTGCGTGATTCACAGCTCAATCAGTACGGAGAAAATAATGCATCTCTGAAGATATTCGATAGAACAAGTAACCAGGCCAGATAAATAACTACACAAATTTTCCACATGAAATTTGTTATTGATGACTGAAGTTCAAATACAAGCATGAGTGAACAGCACAATTCTCCACGCAGTTTGGCATTTGATGGTAAACTGACATTGATTGCGGCTATAAATGTAAGCTTAGCTTTTGACCAATAATTTAAGTTCAGTTGATAATTATGGAAACCCTTTTACACGGGACCCTACTCTTAGTTTTGGCGCTTAGCGCAAAAAAAAAACATCACAAATTACCGATCTGGCCCAATTAGCGACAGATTCCAGCCAAAAATGCCAAAAAAGTTCACGCCCAGACCAACCGTAAACCCTAAGAAATCCAATAGAAAAGGGCGTAAGATCTAACCTGGGGTTTGAGGTCTCGGTGCACGATCCTCTGGCCCCTCAGCACCTTGAGCCCCTCGGCTGATGATCCAAAACACCAAACAGCAGTGGCGCATCAAAACATATACAGTCCCAGGATATACAGTAATAAAAAGGGGAAAGGGAACACTCGGCTCGATTGGGAACTCACCGAGCTGCCGGGCGAAGTCCCTGGCGGTGGCCTCCGGCAGCCGGTTGCGCGGCCCGCCGTGCGTTTGCCTGTAGGCCTCGAGGTCGCCCCCGTCGCAGTACTCCAGCACCAGGAACAGCTTCTCCCCCGTCTGCGGCGAAAACCGCGAGGCATTTTTACCACACTGAGTTCGATCGCGACTACAGTAGTAGCGCGGACGGCGGGGGCCGGAGATTTGGTGAAGGGGGGGACACCTACCTCGATGGTGTTGATGAGGCGCAGGATGTTGGGGTGGGAGAGGCTGCCGAGGATGCTCATCTCCTGGAGGATGCCGCGGCGGACGTGGTCGTCGACGCGGCGGCGGTCGATCTCCTTGACGGCGACGCGCGCGCCGGTGGGGGCGTGCACGGCGCGGAACACCTCCGCGAACGTCCCCTTCCCCACCATCTCCCCGAGCTCGTACTCCCCCACCACCCGCGGCGGCgccgccctctcctcctccatgtCGCCTCCGCCGCGGCCGGGCCGAGTCGCCGTCGCCGGCCGGCGAGTTCGTATTGGGGGCGAGCGAGACGAGAGCGTGTACTGCTGCCGTGCCGGTGGTGGTTTGGATTACGGCACGGGGCCCGCGTGCTGGTGGTGGCCTCTCCCGATGGGGGAAAGGATATTTAGGGGCCGTGGCGGTCAATCTAGCTAGAGAGGCCCCACATGTCAGAGACCTCGTATAGGAAACGGTTTGCTCGATACGGCGGGCCGTGCCGTCAGTGGGTGCGGACGGCTTCTTTCTTTATGCTCGGGTGGGGGCCCACCCGTGGGAAAGCGGGGTATGGCCCGGCGTGTGCCTTTGCAAGCTTTTTAAAACGGTTTCCTCTGCGAGTGGGTGTCCTGTGGCACAAGCTGTTGCTTCATAGCATAGGCTACTAGTGCGGTGACGTGACAGGTGTCGTGTGATGGGACAAAATCACTGTTTTGACCCTTTAACAAAAAATTAGCACGATTTGACCTTAGTTTGTAAAAAAGTTAAAAATCTAACCCTTTTCCTATTGTATACACGTTGGCGTAGAAATATATAGGCTACTGCCATGATCAACGGCGATAGACTTTTGGTCAATCCTAGCTATCAAAAATGATGTGGCAAAGGCTCCTATACGCAGCCGCCTCCTCCCCTAAGAAAAGACTAGGATTTCTTTACCTTCCGCCATTGCCGGCGCCGGTCCATCTTATCTCCGATGGCCTTAGGATCATTGCGGCGCGACGGATCCCGGGCCTTGTTAGTGGGAGGGCTCTGTTTTCATATGCTCATTCGAGTTTGTCAAGTTTTGCGCCCTACTCAGAAAGACGAGATGGGGGCGGCTTTTTTGAGATGGAATAAGATTCTCCCCGCCTAGCCCCCATCCCAGTGGTGTGTCTAGCATCACCGGTGTGCGTATGGAGGTGTGTCTCTGGCGGATCTATCCTTGGTGGATTTGTTTGGATCTGGTCGTAGTTCGTCCGCGTTTGTGTGTTTTCAGGTTGGATCCTTTTGATCTACGCTACTCTTAATCGGGGCGATTGTTGTTCTGTTGCGTTGGTCCggtgagggaggggcgatgacgacGGTGCGCCTTCGGCTTGCTTCAATGTTTGTAGTCATCGCTAGATGACCTGagatctggatgtaatttttactATTTCTGATGTCTGTTGTACTATCATAATTAAAGATGAATAGATCAGAAGTCTTCTAACAAAATGATGTGAAAAGTGGCTACCGCCATAGCCTTTGACAGTAGCACTTCTAAAGTATAATAAATCGAATGTCGTGACTAGTAGTACAGTTGAATGTTTACTCTTGAAAGTTGGCTAGTGCAAACAACTTTGCTTTTGGTTGGTctctattttttttgttttttccaATAAAAATGAAGAATTTTTCCAATTAATGTTGGGATATGGATTAGATAAAAgacatttttttaattatttgtAACTGTTTTATAAAACGAGCACAATGCTTGTGCATTGCTACAAAGCCATAAAAAACCGAGTAGTTACCACTAGATTAGATTAGGAGATCATCAAAAGATGATGGTTTCTTGCAGCTATTAGATGGTTCATGATTAAAAGGAGTGTGAATATAATAAAAGACCATGTTGTAGTTGCTAAAGAGTCTTGGACCATATTAGGTCCTTTGGAAGATTTGTAGCGAGATAACATTTTGAATTTTGAAACATAGGATAACGGCGTGAGTAGGTTGAATGCATAAGATcatcgattaggtagtaggagaACAACCATCGCCATGTTGAACTGTAATTTGTTTGCCCTCTTCTGCTATGACATGGAACCGGAAGAATTGGTTAGGTAGAGAAACAAAAATCAAGACGATGATTTTGAATTGGAGCGGCATACTTGCATTTACAATTTGTGTTTTTTTACAGGAGTGCTATTCTCACATTAGGGTAGCAGTGTATTTGTTTATTTGAGATAGGTCTCATACCTAGTAAAAGTAACATTTGTTTATTTATATTTCTTGAAAGGTTGCTCTCTTACTTCCTTTGTCTGGTGATAAGTGTACATCTAGAAAATTGGTGACATATTAGTTCTCACTCCTCTTACTAGTCTCCACCAACTAAATTAAAGAACAAGAATGAGGATTGGGAGGTGATGCTGCCGAGAAGAATGTGATTGGAGGATAGAGTGGCGGCAGCGATTACTAGGAGGCGATTGCATTTATTAATTGCATAAGATGTGTAAATGCACACTTTTTCTAGAGAAAAATTGCACGGTAGATCCACGCTTATAAACGGACGAATGGAGTATGTGGGTAGAATTGCATTTATTTATTTGTGTAGTCTACATGTGAATTCATCACCAACTTCAACATTTATAAGTAGGAAAGACTTCGGCAAAGATACAAACAAATGTGATGGGATATTTGGGTACGTGCATTTGAATTGCCGGTGCACGAATTGTTTGTTGTTAATTTTTTGTCCAATAAAATTGAACAATTTGTCAAATTAATGTTAGATATGGATTATAAAACACATTTTTTACTTACTTATAACTATTTTATAAAATTCTCAAAAAAGATATAAACATATATGATGGGATAGATAAGCGAAAATGCCAAACAAAGACCGAGCTTCATGGAGGCCTtaatttgaaaagttcaaaattCAAACTTTTCAGTTAAAAAAAATCTGCATAAGAATACACATATACCTAGATACATAATGTACATGTGTGCAAATTTTTAGGTCGAAATACGTTAACATAAGAGCTACACAAAAAAAGACAAATCTGAGGCTTTTTAGCATATGTACTATTCATCCTCAAAGTCTATGAATTTTTTTTTGTTTGTGCTGCTTGCAATTTAAGGTATTTCATCCTGAAAATTTCACACACATACACTTTCACATCCTTTGCATACTTAtgtatttttttcagaattttttgaaaccaaattttttgaatttttcaatATAAGGATTTTTATGGAGCTCAGCCTCCAATATGCCCTACTCGATATATGAGTATGTGTTTTACACCTGCTGGCCGGTGCACGGGTATATGGGTACACATTTGTATGTGTCGGTCCGGGCATTAGCGGTACGTATTTGCACTTGCAGATCGATGCACGGGTATTTGAGCACGTATTTGTATGTATGGAGCGGTGCAAGCATTTGGCTATCTATTTGTATGTATTGATTCGGTTTGGGTATCGGATATGTATTTACACTAACCAAACCAATGCATGTGTATTTGGTACGTATTTGTACATATCGGCCGCCACATTTCTACAATGAAAACCCGCTTCCTAGATGATGTTCTTGTAATACTAGGAACCATCCGTTCTGCAGTTAGTCTCGAAAAAGGTGTAACTATAGCTTGGCTTCAATGCTTTCGTTAGTGCATAAACAAAATAAAAGATTGTATTTTGTACTCGAATATCCAAACCGATACGTATAAAGACGTACCCAATTATCCCATCATATATgttttttttttggggggggggggggggggggtagaaaATAGTTACATATACATTTAAAATTTGTTTTTCTGCCATAATCCATGTGTACCATTAGTTGGACAAATTGTTATCTTTTATACTTGAATACAAGAATTGATACATATAAATATAATATACCTGAATACGCTTGCGTCGGCTAGCAATTGCACTTACCCGAATATCTCATCAtatatctctactcctaatggtgGAGTTGGTAGCCTGGTACTCCGGTTTTATTTTTGTCCGGTTTTATTTTTGTCATCAcctcattgatacgtctccaatgtatctataattttttattgttccatgttgttatattatcaatcttaaATGTTTTATAATTATtatatagtcattttatatcattttttgtactaacatattgacatagtgccaagtgttaGTTGccgttttttccatgttttttatatcgcaaaaaatcaatatcagacgtagtccaaatgccccgaaattttacagagaatttttatgggccagaaggaacacaacgggccctggttgcgcctgggggggtgccccgaggggggcacaacccaccagggcgcgttAGGAGCCTGACGCGTCCTGGTGGGCCtgacgcgccctggtgggttgtgcccactgatacgtctccaacgtatctataatttttgattgctccatgctactttatctactgttttggactatattgggctttattttccacttttatattatttttgggactaacctattaaccggaggcccagcc
Protein-coding sequences here:
- the LOC125511427 gene encoding serine/threonine-protein kinase ATG1a-like isoform X1, which encodes MEEERAAPPRVVGEYELGEMVGKGTFAEVFRAVHAPTGARVAVKEIDRRRVDDHVRRGILQEMSILGSLSHPNILRLINTIETGEKLFLVLEYCDGGDLEAYRQTHGGPRNRLPEATARDFARQLAEGLKVLRGQRIVHRDLKPQNLLLSADGDAITLKIGDFGFARSLMHENLAATFCGSPYYMAPEIWRGDKYDAKADLWSVGVILFQLVTGELPFLGENRVELREKVLSSSGLSFPPDIEADLHPEFIDLCRRLICLDPAERMPFEEFFNHNFLATARNSEIVDESHHALDLRDTCQTVSSAVVKVKSESVDSKVFDSWEWIEREYVLVQANTTSMELLSSLEKPMKDVTGARPRCDDISTISGPVQSQNRDSLYRLKSHGCTPLSASRESTTMENLRGRPLDCYTRLHLLNQYIVILTELAQEKLFKGLDLEALSLELVILAIWKEALNACSLLPDALDDGSFSTFAHENYFPKSDQRLSPNVAHGLDFTRPASVRYWVESGFIKAYDRAEKISHRLRENNDNTEMPDAMEIIFQTALVYGKSGATKELLGCQSRSMALYSKAIILLTFILQEATALPLNPVFSLSPFNQQRIHRYITNLRSHLCSAQLSGQQQRSIKN
- the LOC125511427 gene encoding serine/threonine-protein kinase ATG1a-like isoform X3 → MEEERAAPPRVVGEYELGEMVGKGTFAEVFRAVHAPTGARVAVKEIDRRRVDDHVRRGILQEMSILGSLSHPNILRLINTIETGEKLFLVLEYCDGGDLEAYRQTHGGPRNRLPEATARDFARQLAEGLKVLRGQRIVHRDLKPQNLLLSADGDAITLKIGDFGFARSLMHENLAATFCGSPYYMAPEIWRGDKYDAKADLWSVGVILFQLVTGELPFLGENRVELREKVLSSSGLSFPPDIEADLHPEFIDLCRRLICLDPAERMPFEEFFNHNFLATARNSEIVDESHHALDLRDTCQTVSSAVVKVKSESVDSKVFDSWEWIEREYVLVQANTTSMELLSSLEKPMKDVTGARPRCDDISTISGPVQSQNRDSLYRLKSHGCTPLSASRESTTMENLRGRPLDCYTRLHLLNQYIVILTELAQEKLFKGLDLEALSLELVILAIWKEALNACSLLPDALDDGSFSTFAHENYFPKSDQRLSPNVAHGLDFTRPASVRYWVESGFIKAYDRAEKISHRLRENNDNTEMPDAMEIIFQTALVYGKSGAAPLHTPGHS
- the LOC125511427 gene encoding serine/threonine-protein kinase ATG1a-like isoform X2, whose amino-acid sequence is MEEERAAPPRVVGEYELGEMVGKGTFAEVFRAVHAPTGARVAVKEIDRRRVDDHVRRGILQEMSILGSLSHPNILRLINTIETGEKLFLVLEYCDGGDLEAYRQTHGGPRNRLPEATARDFARQLAEGLKVLRGQRIVHRDLKPQNLLLSADGDAITLKIGDFGFARSLMHENLAATFCGSPYYMAPEIWRGDKYDAKADLWSVGVILFQLVTGELPFLGENRVELREKVLSSSGLSFPPDIEADLHPEFIDLCRRLICLDPAERMPFEEFFNHNFLATASEIVDESHHALDLRDTCQTVSSAVVKVKSESVDSKVFDSWEWIEREYVLVQANTTSMELLSSLEKPMKDVTGARPRCDDISTISGPVQSQNRDSLYRLKSHGCTPLSASRESTTMENLRGRPLDCYTRLHLLNQYIVILTELAQEKLFKGLDLEALSLELVILAIWKEALNACSLLPDALDDGSFSTFAHENYFPKSDQRLSPNVAHGLDFTRPASVRYWVESGFIKAYDRAEKISHRLRENNDNTEMPDAMEIIFQTALVYGKSGATKELLGCQSRSMALYSKAIILLTFILQEATALPLNPVFSLSPFNQQRIHRYITNLRSHLCSAQLSGQQQRSIKN